In the Haliaeetus albicilla chromosome 7, bHalAlb1.1, whole genome shotgun sequence genome, one interval contains:
- the ZBTB44 gene encoding zinc finger and BTB domain-containing protein 44 isoform X1, whose product MGVKTFTHNSPAHSQEMLGKLNMLRNDGHFCDITIRVQDKIFRAHKVVLAACSDFFRSKLVGQAEDESKSVLDLHHVTVTGFIPLLEYAYTATLSINTENIIDVLAAASYMQMFSVASTCSEFMKSSILWNTPNSQQEKVLDAGQENSANCNFTSRDGSLSPVSSECSVVERTIPVCRESRRKRKSYIVMSPESPLKCNTQTSSPQVLNPSTSYPESRNQPVDSSLAFPWTFPFGIDRRLQSEKVKQAENSRTLEMPGPSESNRRIADYVTCESTKASSPLVIEEDVRVKVERLSDEEVHEEVSQPVSASQSSLSDQQTVPGSEQVQEDLLISPQSSSIGSIDEGVTEGLPTLQSTSGTNAHADDDDRLENVQYPYQLYIAPSTSSTERPSPNGPDRPFQCPTCGVRFTRIQNLKQHMLIHSGIKPFQCDRCGKKFTRAYSLKMHRLKHEGKRCFRCQICSATFTSFGEYKHHMRVSRHIIRKPRIYECKTCGAMFTNSGNLIVHLRSLNHEASELANYFQSSDFLVPDYLNQEQEETLGQYELGEHGFESNSSVQMPVISQVSSTQNCESTFPLGSLGGLAEKEEDVPEQPKTNATAEAAAGDPPKPELSSITIE is encoded by the exons atgGGTGTTAAAACTTTCACTCATAATTCCCCTGCTCACAGTCAGGAGATGCTGGGAAAGCTGAACATGCTCCGCAACGATGGACATTTTTGTGATATCACCATCCGCGTCCAGGACAAAATCTTCAGGGCGCACAAGGTGGTTTTGGCAGCCTGTAGCGACTTCTTTCGTTCCAAACTTGTCGGCCAAGCAGAAGACGAGAGCAAGAGTGTGTTAGACCTGCACCATGTGACAGTGACTGGTTTTATACCTCTTCTGGAATATGCTTACACAGCAACACTATCTATTAATACTGAAAACATTATTGATGTGTTGGCTGCAGCCAGCTACATGCAGATGTTCAGCGTTGCTAGCACGTGCTCAGAATTCATGAAGTCCAGCATTTTATGGAATACGCCCAACAGCCAGCAAGAGAAGGTGCTGGATGCAGGACAGGAGAACAGTGCAAACTGCAATTTTACTTCTCGAGATGGCAGCCTTTCTCCAGTTTCTTCTGAGTGCAGCGTAGTGGAAAGAACCATTCCTGTTTGCCGAGAGTCGCGAAGAAAGCGCAAAAGCTACATAGTTATGTCTCCCGAGAGCCCCCTTAAGTGTAACACACAAACAAGTTCCCCCCAAGTGCTGAATCCTTCAACTTCTTACCCGGAGTCCAGAAATCAGCCCGTGGACTCGTCCTTAGCTTTTCCCTGGACTTTTCCTTTTGGAATTGATCGAAGACTTCAATCTGAGAAGGTGAAGCAGGCGGAGAACTCTAGGACTTTGGAAATGCCTGGGCCCTCCGAGTCCAACAGAAGAATTGCAGATTACGTGACTTGTGAGAGCACAAAAGCCAGCTCTCCCCTTGTGATTGAAGAAGACGTGCGTGTCAAAGTGGAAAGGTTAAGCGATGAGGAGGTTCACGAGGAAGTATCGCAGCCTGTTAGTGCATCCCAGAGCTCTCTGAGCGATCAACAGACAGTCCCAGGAAGCGAGCAAGTGCAGGAAGATCTCCTGATCAGCCCACAGTCTTCCTCTATAG GCTCAATAGATGAGGGGGTTACGGAGGGATTACCCACACTCCAAAGTACCTCTGGCACTAACGCTCACGCAGATGATGATGATCG tttgGAGAACGTTCAGTATCCCTACCAACTCTACATTGCTCCTTCTACCAGCAGCACAGAGAGACCCAGCCCAAATGGTCCAGACAGACCTTTTCAGTGTCCAACCTGCGGGGTCCGGTTCACTCGCATTCAGAACTTAAAACAACACATGCTTATCCACTCAG GCATTAAACCATTTCAGTGTGACCGCTGTGGGAAAAAGTTCACCCGAGCTTACTCGCTAAAGATGCATCGCCTGAAGCACGAAGGTAAACGCTGTTTCCGGTGCCAGATATGTAGTGCCACTTTCACTTCCTTCGGGGAATATAAACACCACATGCGGGTTTCCCGGCATATTATCCGCAAGCCTCGGATTTACGAGTGCAAAACATGTGGCGCCATGTTCACCAACTCTGGAAATTTAATCGTTCACCTGAGGAGCTTGAACCATGAAGCGTCAGAGCTAGCAAACTACTTCCAGAGCAG TGACTTCCTAGTACCGGACTACTTAAACCAGGAACAAGAAGAGACCCTCGGGCAGTATGAGCTAGGGGAGCATGGCTTTGAAAGCAACTCTTCTGTCCAAATGCCTGTCATTTCACAGGTGTCGTCAACTCAGAATTGTGAAAGCACTTTCCCCTTGGGGTCTCTGGGTGGGttggcagagaaggaagaagatgTGCCAGAGCAGCCAAAGACTAACGCCACTGCTGAGGCAGCCGCAGGTGACCCTCCGAAACCGGAGCTGTCATCTATTACTATTGAATAA
- the ZBTB44 gene encoding zinc finger and BTB domain-containing protein 44 isoform X2, with the protein MGVKTFTHNSPAHSQEMLGKLNMLRNDGHFCDITIRVQDKIFRAHKVVLAACSDFFRSKLVGQAEDESKSVLDLHHVTVTGFIPLLEYAYTATLSINTENIIDVLAAASYMQMFSVASTCSEFMKSSILWNTPNSQQEKVLDAGQENSANCNFTSRDGSLSPVSSECSVVERTIPVCRESRRKRKSYIVMSPESPLKCNTQTSSPQVLNPSTSYPESRNQPVDSSLAFPWTFPFGIDRRLQSEKVKQAENSRTLEMPGPSESNRRIADYVTCESTKASSPLVIEEDVRVKVERLSDEEVHEEVSQPVSASQSSLSDQQTVPGSEQVQEDLLISPQSSSIGSIDEGVTEGLPTLQSTSGTNAHADDDDRSTERPSPNGPDRPFQCPTCGVRFTRIQNLKQHMLIHSGIKPFQCDRCGKKFTRAYSLKMHRLKHEGKRCFRCQICSATFTSFGEYKHHMRVSRHIIRKPRIYECKTCGAMFTNSGNLIVHLRSLNHEASELANYFQSSDFLVPDYLNQEQEETLGQYELGEHGFESNSSVQMPVISQVSSTQNCESTFPLGSLGGLAEKEEDVPEQPKTNATAEAAAGDPPKPELSSITIE; encoded by the exons atgGGTGTTAAAACTTTCACTCATAATTCCCCTGCTCACAGTCAGGAGATGCTGGGAAAGCTGAACATGCTCCGCAACGATGGACATTTTTGTGATATCACCATCCGCGTCCAGGACAAAATCTTCAGGGCGCACAAGGTGGTTTTGGCAGCCTGTAGCGACTTCTTTCGTTCCAAACTTGTCGGCCAAGCAGAAGACGAGAGCAAGAGTGTGTTAGACCTGCACCATGTGACAGTGACTGGTTTTATACCTCTTCTGGAATATGCTTACACAGCAACACTATCTATTAATACTGAAAACATTATTGATGTGTTGGCTGCAGCCAGCTACATGCAGATGTTCAGCGTTGCTAGCACGTGCTCAGAATTCATGAAGTCCAGCATTTTATGGAATACGCCCAACAGCCAGCAAGAGAAGGTGCTGGATGCAGGACAGGAGAACAGTGCAAACTGCAATTTTACTTCTCGAGATGGCAGCCTTTCTCCAGTTTCTTCTGAGTGCAGCGTAGTGGAAAGAACCATTCCTGTTTGCCGAGAGTCGCGAAGAAAGCGCAAAAGCTACATAGTTATGTCTCCCGAGAGCCCCCTTAAGTGTAACACACAAACAAGTTCCCCCCAAGTGCTGAATCCTTCAACTTCTTACCCGGAGTCCAGAAATCAGCCCGTGGACTCGTCCTTAGCTTTTCCCTGGACTTTTCCTTTTGGAATTGATCGAAGACTTCAATCTGAGAAGGTGAAGCAGGCGGAGAACTCTAGGACTTTGGAAATGCCTGGGCCCTCCGAGTCCAACAGAAGAATTGCAGATTACGTGACTTGTGAGAGCACAAAAGCCAGCTCTCCCCTTGTGATTGAAGAAGACGTGCGTGTCAAAGTGGAAAGGTTAAGCGATGAGGAGGTTCACGAGGAAGTATCGCAGCCTGTTAGTGCATCCCAGAGCTCTCTGAGCGATCAACAGACAGTCCCAGGAAGCGAGCAAGTGCAGGAAGATCTCCTGATCAGCCCACAGTCTTCCTCTATAG GCTCAATAGATGAGGGGGTTACGGAGGGATTACCCACACTCCAAAGTACCTCTGGCACTAACGCTCACGCAGATGATGATGATCG CAGCACAGAGAGACCCAGCCCAAATGGTCCAGACAGACCTTTTCAGTGTCCAACCTGCGGGGTCCGGTTCACTCGCATTCAGAACTTAAAACAACACATGCTTATCCACTCAG GCATTAAACCATTTCAGTGTGACCGCTGTGGGAAAAAGTTCACCCGAGCTTACTCGCTAAAGATGCATCGCCTGAAGCACGAAGGTAAACGCTGTTTCCGGTGCCAGATATGTAGTGCCACTTTCACTTCCTTCGGGGAATATAAACACCACATGCGGGTTTCCCGGCATATTATCCGCAAGCCTCGGATTTACGAGTGCAAAACATGTGGCGCCATGTTCACCAACTCTGGAAATTTAATCGTTCACCTGAGGAGCTTGAACCATGAAGCGTCAGAGCTAGCAAACTACTTCCAGAGCAG TGACTTCCTAGTACCGGACTACTTAAACCAGGAACAAGAAGAGACCCTCGGGCAGTATGAGCTAGGGGAGCATGGCTTTGAAAGCAACTCTTCTGTCCAAATGCCTGTCATTTCACAGGTGTCGTCAACTCAGAATTGTGAAAGCACTTTCCCCTTGGGGTCTCTGGGTGGGttggcagagaaggaagaagatgTGCCAGAGCAGCCAAAGACTAACGCCACTGCTGAGGCAGCCGCAGGTGACCCTCCGAAACCGGAGCTGTCATCTATTACTATTGAATAA
- the ZBTB44 gene encoding zinc finger and BTB domain-containing protein 44 isoform X3: MGVKTFTHNSPAHSQEMLGKLNMLRNDGHFCDITIRVQDKIFRAHKVVLAACSDFFRSKLVGQAEDESKSVLDLHHVTVTGFIPLLEYAYTATLSINTENIIDVLAAASYMQMFSVASTCSEFMKSSILWNTPNSQQEKVLDAGQENSANCNFTSRDGSLSPVSSECSVVERTIPVCRESRRKRKSYIVMSPESPLKCNTQTSSPQVLNPSTSYPESRNQPVDSSLAFPWTFPFGIDRRLQSEKVKQAENSRTLEMPGPSESNRRIADYVTCESTKASSPLVIEEDVRVKVERLSDEEVHEEVSQPVSASQSSLSDQQTVPGSEQVQEDLLISPQSSSIGSIDEGVTEGLPTLQSTSGTNAHADDDDRTERPSPNGPDRPFQCPTCGVRFTRIQNLKQHMLIHSGIKPFQCDRCGKKFTRAYSLKMHRLKHEGKRCFRCQICSATFTSFGEYKHHMRVSRHIIRKPRIYECKTCGAMFTNSGNLIVHLRSLNHEASELANYFQSSDFLVPDYLNQEQEETLGQYELGEHGFESNSSVQMPVISQVSSTQNCESTFPLGSLGGLAEKEEDVPEQPKTNATAEAAAGDPPKPELSSITIE; the protein is encoded by the exons atgGGTGTTAAAACTTTCACTCATAATTCCCCTGCTCACAGTCAGGAGATGCTGGGAAAGCTGAACATGCTCCGCAACGATGGACATTTTTGTGATATCACCATCCGCGTCCAGGACAAAATCTTCAGGGCGCACAAGGTGGTTTTGGCAGCCTGTAGCGACTTCTTTCGTTCCAAACTTGTCGGCCAAGCAGAAGACGAGAGCAAGAGTGTGTTAGACCTGCACCATGTGACAGTGACTGGTTTTATACCTCTTCTGGAATATGCTTACACAGCAACACTATCTATTAATACTGAAAACATTATTGATGTGTTGGCTGCAGCCAGCTACATGCAGATGTTCAGCGTTGCTAGCACGTGCTCAGAATTCATGAAGTCCAGCATTTTATGGAATACGCCCAACAGCCAGCAAGAGAAGGTGCTGGATGCAGGACAGGAGAACAGTGCAAACTGCAATTTTACTTCTCGAGATGGCAGCCTTTCTCCAGTTTCTTCTGAGTGCAGCGTAGTGGAAAGAACCATTCCTGTTTGCCGAGAGTCGCGAAGAAAGCGCAAAAGCTACATAGTTATGTCTCCCGAGAGCCCCCTTAAGTGTAACACACAAACAAGTTCCCCCCAAGTGCTGAATCCTTCAACTTCTTACCCGGAGTCCAGAAATCAGCCCGTGGACTCGTCCTTAGCTTTTCCCTGGACTTTTCCTTTTGGAATTGATCGAAGACTTCAATCTGAGAAGGTGAAGCAGGCGGAGAACTCTAGGACTTTGGAAATGCCTGGGCCCTCCGAGTCCAACAGAAGAATTGCAGATTACGTGACTTGTGAGAGCACAAAAGCCAGCTCTCCCCTTGTGATTGAAGAAGACGTGCGTGTCAAAGTGGAAAGGTTAAGCGATGAGGAGGTTCACGAGGAAGTATCGCAGCCTGTTAGTGCATCCCAGAGCTCTCTGAGCGATCAACAGACAGTCCCAGGAAGCGAGCAAGTGCAGGAAGATCTCCTGATCAGCCCACAGTCTTCCTCTATAG GCTCAATAGATGAGGGGGTTACGGAGGGATTACCCACACTCCAAAGTACCTCTGGCACTAACGCTCACGCAGATGATGATGATCG CACAGAGAGACCCAGCCCAAATGGTCCAGACAGACCTTTTCAGTGTCCAACCTGCGGGGTCCGGTTCACTCGCATTCAGAACTTAAAACAACACATGCTTATCCACTCAG GCATTAAACCATTTCAGTGTGACCGCTGTGGGAAAAAGTTCACCCGAGCTTACTCGCTAAAGATGCATCGCCTGAAGCACGAAGGTAAACGCTGTTTCCGGTGCCAGATATGTAGTGCCACTTTCACTTCCTTCGGGGAATATAAACACCACATGCGGGTTTCCCGGCATATTATCCGCAAGCCTCGGATTTACGAGTGCAAAACATGTGGCGCCATGTTCACCAACTCTGGAAATTTAATCGTTCACCTGAGGAGCTTGAACCATGAAGCGTCAGAGCTAGCAAACTACTTCCAGAGCAG TGACTTCCTAGTACCGGACTACTTAAACCAGGAACAAGAAGAGACCCTCGGGCAGTATGAGCTAGGGGAGCATGGCTTTGAAAGCAACTCTTCTGTCCAAATGCCTGTCATTTCACAGGTGTCGTCAACTCAGAATTGTGAAAGCACTTTCCCCTTGGGGTCTCTGGGTGGGttggcagagaaggaagaagatgTGCCAGAGCAGCCAAAGACTAACGCCACTGCTGAGGCAGCCGCAGGTGACCCTCCGAAACCGGAGCTGTCATCTATTACTATTGAATAA
- the ZBTB44 gene encoding zinc finger and BTB domain-containing protein 44 isoform X4, producing the protein MGVKTFTHNSPAHSQEMLGKLNMLRNDGHFCDITIRVQDKIFRAHKVVLAACSDFFRSKLVGQAEDESKSVLDLHHVTVTGFIPLLEYAYTATLSINTENIIDVLAAASYMQMFSVASTCSEFMKSSILWNTPNSQQEKVLDAGQENSANCNFTSRDGSLSPVSSECSVVERTIPVCRESRRKRKSYIVMSPESPLKCNTQTSSPQVLNPSTSYPESRNQPVDSSLAFPWTFPFGIDRRLQSEKVKQAENSRTLEMPGPSESNRRIADYVTCESTKASSPLVIEEDVRVKVERLSDEEVHEEVSQPVSASQSSLSDQQTVPGSEQVQEDLLISPQSSSIGSIDEGVTEGLPTLQSTSGTNAHADDDDRLENVQYPYQLYIAPSTSSTERPSPNGPDRPFQCPTCGVRFTRIQNLKQHMLIHSGIKPFQCDRCGKKFTRAYSLKMHRLKHEVTS; encoded by the exons atgGGTGTTAAAACTTTCACTCATAATTCCCCTGCTCACAGTCAGGAGATGCTGGGAAAGCTGAACATGCTCCGCAACGATGGACATTTTTGTGATATCACCATCCGCGTCCAGGACAAAATCTTCAGGGCGCACAAGGTGGTTTTGGCAGCCTGTAGCGACTTCTTTCGTTCCAAACTTGTCGGCCAAGCAGAAGACGAGAGCAAGAGTGTGTTAGACCTGCACCATGTGACAGTGACTGGTTTTATACCTCTTCTGGAATATGCTTACACAGCAACACTATCTATTAATACTGAAAACATTATTGATGTGTTGGCTGCAGCCAGCTACATGCAGATGTTCAGCGTTGCTAGCACGTGCTCAGAATTCATGAAGTCCAGCATTTTATGGAATACGCCCAACAGCCAGCAAGAGAAGGTGCTGGATGCAGGACAGGAGAACAGTGCAAACTGCAATTTTACTTCTCGAGATGGCAGCCTTTCTCCAGTTTCTTCTGAGTGCAGCGTAGTGGAAAGAACCATTCCTGTTTGCCGAGAGTCGCGAAGAAAGCGCAAAAGCTACATAGTTATGTCTCCCGAGAGCCCCCTTAAGTGTAACACACAAACAAGTTCCCCCCAAGTGCTGAATCCTTCAACTTCTTACCCGGAGTCCAGAAATCAGCCCGTGGACTCGTCCTTAGCTTTTCCCTGGACTTTTCCTTTTGGAATTGATCGAAGACTTCAATCTGAGAAGGTGAAGCAGGCGGAGAACTCTAGGACTTTGGAAATGCCTGGGCCCTCCGAGTCCAACAGAAGAATTGCAGATTACGTGACTTGTGAGAGCACAAAAGCCAGCTCTCCCCTTGTGATTGAAGAAGACGTGCGTGTCAAAGTGGAAAGGTTAAGCGATGAGGAGGTTCACGAGGAAGTATCGCAGCCTGTTAGTGCATCCCAGAGCTCTCTGAGCGATCAACAGACAGTCCCAGGAAGCGAGCAAGTGCAGGAAGATCTCCTGATCAGCCCACAGTCTTCCTCTATAG GCTCAATAGATGAGGGGGTTACGGAGGGATTACCCACACTCCAAAGTACCTCTGGCACTAACGCTCACGCAGATGATGATGATCG tttgGAGAACGTTCAGTATCCCTACCAACTCTACATTGCTCCTTCTACCAGCAGCACAGAGAGACCCAGCCCAAATGGTCCAGACAGACCTTTTCAGTGTCCAACCTGCGGGGTCCGGTTCACTCGCATTCAGAACTTAAAACAACACATGCTTATCCACTCAG GCATTAAACCATTTCAGTGTGACCGCTGTGGGAAAAAGTTCACCCGAGCTTACTCGCTAAAGATGCATCGCCTGAAGCACGAAG TGACTTCCTAG